One part of the Humulus lupulus chromosome 9, drHumLupu1.1, whole genome shotgun sequence genome encodes these proteins:
- the LOC133801433 gene encoding non-specific lipid-transfer protein 1-like, giving the protein MASCSVVKILCLVVLAMVVTSPVTQAAITCGQVSSAVAPCLNYLKVGGVVPAACCNSVRSLNSATKTTADRQAACKCLQSAASSIKGLNLNFASALPGKCGINVPYKISPSTNCNSVK; this is encoded by the exons ATGGCAAGTTGTTCAGTTGTGAAGATACTTTGCTTGGTGGTATTGGCCATGGTGGTGACATCACCAGTAACACAAGCTGCCATAACCTGTGGACAAGTGTCTAGCGCGGTTGCGCCATGCTTAAACTACCTAAAGGTTGGTGGGGTTGTCCCGGCAGCATGCTGCAACAGTGTTAGGTCGTTGAACAGTGCAACCAAGACCACAGCCGACCGTCAAGCTGCCTGCAAGTGCCTGCAATCGGCTGCCAGCAGCATCAAAGGACTCAACCTCAATTTTGCCTCTGCACTTCCCGGCAAGTGTGGCATCAACGTTCCTTACAAAATCAGCCCCTCCACTAACTGCAACAG TGTCAAGTGA